A window of the Nitrosococcus wardiae genome harbors these coding sequences:
- the brxC gene encoding BREX system P-loop protein BrxC: protein MKNRDIYQRNPSKIALLNNGVATMADALTDDERRTLRFELEHFVCEGEYQRGLVRILDSYVSNQGQPEQPAAWVSGFFGSGKSHLAKMLRFLWTDYTFPEDGASARGLARLPTDVQDLLKEITTLGKRAAGLHAAAGTLGAGAGDSVRLALLGIVFKSADLPESYPQARFCLWLKKNHIYEQVCAAVEAEDRNFRRELNDMYVSPLIAKGLLAADPNFAGNEKDARAALRAQFPKPKDITTDEFVTALQDTLAPDGKMPCTVIILDEVQQYIGDDTSRSYVVQEVVEACSKRFGDRLLFLGTGQTALSGTPALQRLQGRFTVNVELSDTDVETVTRRVVLAKRSDRVNDVKATLDGNAGELDRHLVGTKIGPRSEDKPVLVEDYPLLPVRRRFWEHALRAVDRAGTAGQLRTQLRIVYDAIRHTTDDPLGTVVPADFLFEEISANLLQSGVLLREVNETIASQDDGSPDGRLKSRLCALVFLIRKLPREAGVDIGVRATAEVLADLLVKDLSKDGASLRGQLPKLLDELVATGTLMKLDNEYSLQTRESSEWEAEFRNRQTKLVNDPTRMSSKRAQLLGAAVQDSIGSVKLLHGKCKEPRKLALHFGAEPPQGAPHEIPVWIRDGWGVDEKSVIADARAAGPDSPTIHVFVPRSRAEALARVIAAQSAAKDTLEYKGVPSTPEGIEARQGMETRLTEASNSLRALVAEVVDGAKVYQGGGNERLEATLLDKVKESANASLDRLFYNFRDADHHRWPKVIERARKGAEHPLEVLDYSGKTEDHPVCSAVLSFVGSGKKGKDVRAHFSDPPYGWSRDAVDAALISLFGTGHLRATTNGTPLKPGQLDQAKISATDFRVESATIDTRQRLKVRKLITTAGVPCKPNEEAAAAGEFIAKLSDLARRAGGEAPLPERPDTSHLLDLQSLAGNEQLVGILNRHDELLQNIEDWTKARDLAEKRLPAYQRLQSLARHADGLAAAKEVQPQIEAIAANRSLLDATDPVPDLAKALADALRAALTEAEKHYAQVFDEESARLESAESWQKIEPSDRDRILKGLNIVKATKGATGTEQEVLESLERTSLNTWRTRTAALPQLFAEARIQADKRVEPKTHHVKLGSATLRTPEEVKTWVEKTEQELLEKLKLGPVVIS from the coding sequence ATGAAAAACCGGGATATCTACCAGCGAAACCCCAGTAAGATCGCTTTGTTGAACAACGGCGTTGCAACCATGGCCGACGCCCTGACCGACGACGAGCGCCGCACCCTACGCTTCGAGCTGGAGCACTTTGTCTGCGAGGGTGAGTACCAGCGGGGCCTCGTCCGCATCCTCGACTCGTACGTCAGCAACCAGGGCCAACCCGAGCAGCCGGCGGCTTGGGTCAGCGGCTTCTTTGGCAGCGGTAAGTCCCACCTCGCGAAGATGCTGCGTTTCCTGTGGACCGACTACACCTTTCCGGAAGATGGCGCGAGTGCGCGGGGGCTGGCCCGGCTGCCGACCGATGTGCAGGACCTGCTCAAGGAGATCACCACACTGGGTAAGCGCGCCGCCGGCCTTCACGCGGCGGCGGGCACATTGGGCGCCGGCGCTGGCGATAGCGTTCGGTTGGCGCTGCTCGGTATCGTGTTCAAGTCCGCGGATCTACCCGAGAGCTATCCGCAGGCGCGCTTCTGCCTCTGGCTCAAGAAGAACCACATCTACGAGCAGGTTTGCGCCGCCGTCGAGGCAGAAGACCGCAATTTTCGGCGCGAGCTGAACGACATGTATGTGAGCCCGCTCATCGCCAAGGGGCTGCTGGCGGCCGACCCCAACTTCGCTGGCAACGAGAAGGACGCGAGGGCCGCACTCCGAGCCCAGTTCCCCAAACCCAAGGACATTACCACCGACGAATTCGTCACTGCGCTCCAGGACACGTTGGCGCCTGACGGCAAAATGCCTTGCACGGTCATCATCCTCGACGAGGTACAGCAGTACATCGGCGACGACACCAGTCGGTCATACGTCGTGCAGGAAGTGGTGGAGGCCTGCAGCAAGCGATTCGGCGATCGCCTCCTGTTCCTGGGGACTGGCCAGACAGCGCTATCCGGCACACCGGCGCTCCAGCGCCTACAAGGCCGATTCACCGTAAACGTCGAGCTCTCCGACACCGATGTCGAGACCGTGACCCGGCGGGTGGTGCTGGCGAAGCGCTCAGACCGTGTCAACGACGTCAAGGCGACCCTGGACGGCAATGCCGGCGAGCTGGACCGGCATCTTGTCGGGACCAAGATCGGTCCTCGCAGCGAAGATAAGCCCGTTCTCGTGGAGGATTACCCGCTGTTGCCGGTGCGACGCCGCTTCTGGGAGCATGCGTTGCGCGCGGTCGATCGTGCGGGCACGGCCGGTCAGCTTCGCACCCAACTGCGGATCGTCTACGATGCCATCCGACACACGACCGACGATCCGCTCGGCACGGTCGTGCCCGCCGATTTCCTGTTTGAGGAGATCTCCGCTAACCTACTGCAAAGCGGTGTGCTGTTGCGGGAGGTGAACGAGACTATCGCCAGCCAGGACGATGGTTCGCCGGATGGTCGTCTGAAGTCGCGCTTGTGCGCACTGGTCTTCCTGATTCGAAAGCTCCCCCGTGAGGCTGGCGTCGACATCGGCGTTCGAGCCACGGCAGAAGTGCTCGCCGATCTGCTGGTGAAGGATCTCTCCAAGGATGGTGCTTCCCTGCGCGGTCAGCTGCCAAAGCTGCTCGATGAACTCGTCGCCACCGGCACGCTGATGAAGCTCGATAACGAGTACAGCCTGCAGACCCGGGAGAGCAGCGAGTGGGAGGCGGAGTTCCGTAACCGGCAAACGAAACTGGTCAACGATCCGACTAGGATGAGCAGCAAGCGCGCTCAGCTGCTGGGCGCGGCAGTGCAGGATTCGATTGGCTCCGTAAAATTGCTCCACGGCAAGTGCAAGGAGCCCCGAAAGCTCGCGTTGCACTTCGGTGCCGAGCCGCCTCAAGGTGCCCCCCATGAGATCCCCGTCTGGATACGCGATGGCTGGGGCGTGGATGAGAAAAGCGTCATCGCCGATGCGCGTGCGGCTGGGCCCGACAGCCCGACCATCCATGTCTTTGTGCCCAGGTCCCGTGCCGAGGCGCTGGCACGGGTTATCGCCGCCCAGAGCGCCGCGAAAGACACCCTCGAATACAAGGGTGTGCCCTCGACGCCGGAAGGCATCGAGGCCCGCCAGGGCATGGAAACTCGGCTGACCGAGGCCAGCAACAGTCTGCGAGCACTGGTTGCCGAGGTGGTCGATGGTGCAAAGGTGTACCAAGGTGGCGGCAATGAGCGACTTGAAGCGACACTGCTCGACAAGGTCAAGGAGTCGGCAAATGCCTCCCTCGACCGGCTCTTCTACAATTTCAGGGACGCCGACCACCACCGCTGGCCCAAGGTCATCGAGCGCGCCCGAAAAGGCGCCGAGCACCCTCTGGAAGTGCTGGACTACAGCGGCAAGACGGAGGATCACCCGGTTTGCTCGGCGGTCCTGTCCTTCGTGGGCTCAGGGAAAAAGGGCAAGGACGTCCGCGCTCATTTTTCCGATCCGCCTTATGGCTGGTCGCGCGATGCCGTCGATGCCGCGCTCATCAGCCTGTTCGGCACCGGACATCTCCGGGCGACCACCAACGGTACCCCGCTGAAGCCGGGGCAACTCGATCAGGCGAAGATATCGGCTACCGACTTCCGAGTCGAAAGCGCGACCATCGACACCCGCCAGCGCCTCAAGGTCCGCAAGCTCATCACCACGGCCGGAGTGCCCTGCAAGCCGAACGAAGAGGCGGCTGCAGCCGGAGAGTTTATTGCTAAGTTGAGCGATCTGGCGCGCCGCGCCGGCGGCGAGGCGCCGCTCCCCGAGCGCCCGGATACGAGTCACCTCCTGGATCTCCAGTCGCTCGCCGGCAACGAGCAGTTAGTCGGTATCCTCAATCGACACGACGAGCTCCTGCAGAATATTGAGGACTGGACCAAGGCGCGCGACTTAGCAGAGAAGCGTCTGCCGGCCTACCAGCGCCTGCAGTCCCTGGCACGCCACGCCGACGGATTAGCTGCCGCCAAGGAAGTCCAGCCGCAGATCGAGGCGATCGCCGCCAACCGCAGCCTGCTGGACGCCACGGACCCGGTGCCGGATCTCGCCAAGGCGCTCGCCGATGCGCTGCGCGCGGCGCTGACGGAAGCGGAGAAGCACTACGCCCAAGTCTTCGATGAGGAGTCCGCACGGCTCGAGTCCGCCGAGAGCTGGCAGAAGATCGAGCCATCCGATCGCGACCGGATTCTGAAAGGTTTGAACATCGTCAAGGCCACCAAAGGGGCCACGGGGACGGAACAGGAGGTGCTGGAGTCGCTTGAGCGTACTTCCCTTAACACTTGGCGAACCCGCACGGCCGCGCTGCCCCAGCTCTTCGCGGAGGCACGCATCCAAGCCGACAAGCGGGTCGAGCCGAAGACGCATCACGTCAAGCTGGGCAGCGCCACGTTACGTACCCCTGAAGAGGTAAAAACCTGGGTTGAAAAGACCGAGCAGGAGTTATTGGAAAAGCTAAAACTGGGGCCTGTTGTCATAAGTTGA
- a CDS encoding type II toxin-antitoxin system HicB family antitoxin, whose amino-acid sequence MNRQLTAIIEREGDGYVALCPEVDVASQGDTVDEARNNLKEALELFFETASTTEIQQRLHSEVYVTNIEVAVG is encoded by the coding sequence ATGAACAGACAATTGACGGCGATTATCGAACGTGAGGGCGACGGCTACGTGGCCTTATGTCCGGAGGTGGATGTGGCCAGCCAAGGCGATACGGTGGATGAAGCGCGCAACAACCTCAAGGAGGCTCTGGAGCTGTTCTTCGAGACGGCTTCGACCACTGAGATTCAGCAACGGCTGCACAGCGAAGTCTATGTGACCAATATCGAGGTTGCCGTTGGCTAA
- a CDS encoding type II toxin-antitoxin system HicA family toxin, whose product MAKLRVLSGVEVCRILADHGFVEARRRGSHMVMQKVEGEGSVTVPVPDHKELRTGTLMSIIRQSGLPRSIFE is encoded by the coding sequence TTGGCTAAGCTTCGCGTTTTATCGGGCGTCGAAGTTTGTCGCATTCTCGCCGACCACGGTTTCGTGGAAGCGCGGCGGCGCGGCAGTCATATGGTGATGCAGAAGGTGGAGGGCGAGGGCAGCGTGACGGTTCCCGTGCCGGACCACAAGGAACTGCGCACCGGCACACTGATGTCGATTATCCGGCAGTCCGGTTTGCCGCGTTCCATTTTTGAGTAA
- a CDS encoding Eco57I restriction-modification methylase domain-containing protein encodes MQTLVPNLRRQLERTVIEARDVAGAGARAALEALAVHYHEPYRHMGSEQRTLRRRLRAHARQLGDRPDARSGSHGIDHLVHECAYEHWHGMLFARFLAENHLLIEHEMGVAISLDECEELAKEEGVDKWALAARFAHRMLPQVFRPDHPVFEVQFAREYRLKLEGVVESLPAEVFTAMDSLGWVYQFWQTKRKDEINRSEVKIGADELPAVTQLFTEPYMVQFLLHNSLGAWWVSRHPDKACPVDLTYLRRTEDGGAAAGAFEGWPNDLSEFRLLDPCCGSAHFLVAAFLMLVPMRMALEGLDAAEAVDAVLRENIHGLELDQRCVAIAAFALALEAWRFPDAGGFRTLPKLNLAWCGQPVAGKKEQWLALAEGDSRLEAGMTALYETFRDAPTLGSLIDPTRSVSEDMWTAGFSEVQPLLEKVLREHAGEEEWEETAIAARGLAFSASQLRSKYDLIITNVPFRQSDDLDRRLNTFTKSHFPKSKSDLATVFHQRLLSLLNTGGSLVLVMPQGFLYKDYYSQYRKSVFSSWTVSLIARLGPAAFQEITGEEVKVILSVFINIRPTNRSVVNQIDATCGEPDYKERHLRLGKMLSMKQQGSLVSKRNILPLANNSSARKLLEDFATFSNGVQTGDYPRFGRLFWEIRDTKGDWQYQLSTVNATIAYGGREHVVLWGGETLFKFVEEKVGEGNTGSWLRGLSCRGKKGVAISAMGVLKATLYTGELFDDNTVVLIPNRESELAALWRFCAHPNYNDLVREVDQSNKVRGALLRVPFDPQDDYDASKLPAVWSGDATQWIFHGHPRMADSPLLTAVARIVGYHWPAESDHNMDLGDESRTWVEKAKDLYPYEDEDGIVCIPSVRGERPASERLLQVLHAAYGDDWHDGILTKLLAESNSASLDDWLRNKFFEEHCKLFQHRPFIWHIWDGRKRDGFHALVNYHKLAEGDGKGRRLLESLTYSYLGDWIARQQDGVKRGNGGAEDRLAAALELQKRLVAILEGEPPFDLFVRWKPLEEQPMGWEPDINDGVRLNIRPFMAQDLPGGKKGAGILRAKPNIHWKKDRGKEPTRDQAQFPWFWKDGKFTGERVNDVHLTLAEKRASREEAASDRLECLGRGPNARWRRIG; translated from the coding sequence ATGCAGACACTCGTGCCAAACCTGCGCCGCCAGCTCGAGCGAACGGTCATCGAGGCCCGGGATGTGGCGGGGGCCGGTGCCCGCGCCGCACTTGAGGCCTTGGCTGTGCACTACCATGAGCCCTACAGGCACATGGGTTCGGAGCAGCGCACCCTGCGCCGGCGCCTACGCGCCCACGCCCGCCAACTCGGTGATCGGCCAGATGCCCGCTCAGGGAGCCATGGTATCGACCACCTAGTGCACGAATGCGCCTACGAGCACTGGCACGGCATGCTATTCGCGCGCTTTCTCGCCGAAAACCATCTCCTAATCGAGCACGAGATGGGTGTGGCCATTTCCCTGGACGAGTGCGAGGAGCTGGCCAAGGAAGAAGGTGTCGATAAATGGGCCCTCGCGGCACGCTTTGCTCACCGGATGTTGCCCCAGGTGTTCCGACCGGATCATCCGGTGTTCGAAGTCCAATTCGCGCGAGAATACCGCCTGAAGCTGGAAGGGGTAGTCGAAAGCTTGCCGGCAGAGGTGTTCACGGCGATGGATTCTCTGGGTTGGGTTTATCAATTCTGGCAGACCAAAAGAAAGGACGAGATCAACCGCTCCGAGGTCAAGATCGGGGCCGATGAGTTACCGGCGGTGACCCAGCTCTTCACGGAGCCTTACATGGTGCAGTTTCTGCTACACAACTCGCTGGGGGCCTGGTGGGTCAGCCGTCACCCGGACAAGGCGTGCCCGGTCGATCTGACTTATCTGCGCCGAACGGAAGATGGAGGGGCGGCGGCTGGCGCGTTCGAGGGTTGGCCAAACGACCTTTCGGAGTTCCGCCTGCTCGACCCGTGCTGCGGCTCGGCGCATTTCCTGGTCGCGGCGTTCCTGATGCTGGTTCCCATGCGCATGGCGCTGGAGGGCCTGGATGCCGCCGAAGCGGTGGATGCCGTCTTACGGGAGAACATCCATGGCCTGGAGCTTGACCAGCGCTGCGTGGCCATTGCGGCGTTCGCGCTGGCGCTAGAGGCGTGGCGGTTCCCCGATGCTGGCGGCTTCCGGACGTTGCCGAAACTCAATCTCGCTTGGTGTGGACAACCGGTTGCCGGGAAGAAAGAGCAGTGGCTTGCACTGGCTGAAGGTGACTCCCGGCTCGAAGCCGGCATGACGGCGCTTTACGAAACCTTCCGCGACGCGCCTACATTGGGCAGTTTAATCGACCCGACCCGCTCGGTGAGCGAGGATATGTGGACGGCCGGTTTCTCGGAAGTTCAGCCTTTGCTCGAGAAAGTACTACGAGAACACGCGGGGGAGGAAGAGTGGGAGGAGACAGCAATTGCTGCTCGGGGACTTGCATTTTCGGCGAGTCAACTTAGATCGAAGTACGATTTAATTATAACTAATGTTCCATTTCGTCAGTCAGACGATCTCGATAGAAGACTAAATACGTTCACCAAAAGTCACTTTCCTAAGTCCAAATCTGACCTCGCAACGGTATTTCACCAGCGCTTACTTTCTTTACTGAATACGGGCGGCTCGCTGGTGCTCGTGATGCCGCAAGGATTTTTGTATAAAGATTATTACTCGCAATATCGCAAAAGTGTGTTCAGTTCCTGGACTGTCTCACTAATTGCCCGGCTGGGACCCGCAGCGTTTCAAGAAATTACCGGCGAGGAAGTTAAGGTCATACTATCCGTTTTTATAAACATAAGGCCAACAAACCGTTCAGTTGTCAACCAGATCGACGCGACGTGTGGAGAGCCAGACTATAAGGAACGGCATCTTCGGCTAGGAAAAATGCTCAGCATGAAACAGCAGGGAAGTTTAGTAAGCAAGAGGAACATCTTGCCTCTCGCCAACAACTCAAGTGCTCGAAAGCTTCTTGAAGATTTCGCAACATTCTCAAATGGAGTACAAACAGGTGACTATCCACGCTTTGGGCGCCTGTTCTGGGAGATCCGAGATACCAAGGGTGATTGGCAATATCAGCTATCTACGGTAAACGCCACAATAGCGTACGGGGGCCGAGAACATGTTGTCCTTTGGGGTGGCGAGACTCTTTTCAAATTTGTGGAGGAAAAGGTAGGTGAAGGCAACACGGGGTCTTGGTTGAGGGGCCTGTCCTGTCGAGGCAAGAAAGGTGTTGCGATTAGCGCCATGGGAGTATTGAAGGCGACACTGTATACGGGAGAACTCTTCGACGACAACACGGTTGTTCTGATTCCAAATCGAGAATCTGAACTGGCGGCGCTATGGCGATTCTGTGCGCATCCAAATTACAACGATCTTGTCAGGGAAGTCGATCAGTCCAATAAGGTAAGAGGTGCATTGCTTAGGGTTCCCTTTGATCCACAGGACGACTATGACGCTTCAAAGCTGCCTGCTGTGTGGTCAGGAGATGCCACTCAGTGGATCTTTCACGGTCATCCCCGGATGGCTGACTCGCCACTGCTTACGGCTGTAGCTCGAATCGTTGGGTACCATTGGCCAGCAGAAAGCGATCATAACATGGATTTAGGCGATGAATCGCGCACCTGGGTCGAGAAGGCAAAAGATCTCTACCCCTATGAAGACGAAGACGGCATCGTCTGCATCCCCTCGGTGCGCGGAGAGCGTCCGGCATCTGAGCGGCTTCTGCAAGTTCTGCACGCTGCCTATGGCGATGACTGGCATGACGGTATCCTGACCAAGCTGCTCGCCGAATCAAACAGCGCCTCCCTCGATGACTGGCTGCGCAATAAATTCTTCGAAGAGCATTGCAAGCTGTTTCAGCACCGTCCCTTCATCTGGCACATTTGGGACGGGCGCAAGCGCGACGGCTTCCATGCGCTAGTCAACTACCACAAGCTGGCCGAAGGCGATGGCAAGGGCCGGCGCCTGCTGGAGTCGCTCACCTACAGCTACCTCGGGGACTGGATCGCTCGCCAGCAAGATGGCGTGAAGCGCGGAAACGGCGGTGCCGAGGATCGCCTCGCCGCGGCGCTGGAGTTGCAAAAGCGCCTCGTTGCGATTCTCGAAGGCGAACCGCCTTTCGACCTTTTCGTGCGCTGGAAGCCCCTCGAGGAACAGCCCATGGGCTGGGAGCCGGACATTAATGACGGGGTGCGCCTCAATATCCGCCCCTTCATGGCCCAGGACTTGCCCGGTGGCAAGAAAGGCGCCGGCATCCTGCGCGCCAAGCCAAACATCCATTGGAAAAAGGACCGCGGTAAGGAACCGACCCGCGACCAGGCGCAATTCCCCTGGTTTTGGAAGGATGGCAAATTCACCGGGGAACGAGTCAACGACGTGCATCTCACTCTAGCCGAAAAGCGCGCGTCGCGCGAAGAGGCTGCATCCGACCGGCTGGAATGCCTGGGCCGGGGGCCTAATGCCCGCTGGCGGAGAATTGGGTAA
- the pglZ gene encoding BREX-1 system phosphatase PglZ type B, translating into MQYSTYIALPTTTVIEALVRALESAAKYNPNDVVQPAAILWTDHDSQWQPIIPQLRRLMPQLLTLGEYAPEHRTGPAIWLRSVVDRALENVEISQETTPIVYLPGISRQELRAVQECPDHLKPLVELQYRGVCWTQKNGKDWTVEAFLVSEEGGLGLNVARDAATRRAMLGALAELATTSLERLRGKYLEAEDFDKLFSDDPAKDLLLWLSDSEMVKSGWKEGRWNAFKSRCKTDFKFDPDKDGELVAAELLGKQEGAWARVWERFAEAPALYPGVPELLGKAMPDDLFVELSSWPQKNEEQEVVLRQALLNLEKETPAAACEQILALEKTHGERRHWVWAKLDLAPLANALAPLAFLAERTSSKLGGGSVSDMAKQYVDEAWEVDAAALSAMAAVKSSVDVQALCKALNAIYRPWLESAAEHLQALVEKEPLPGYDGQGLEDILVDSGGLIFFADGLRFDVSQRLAERMRAKGWSVTLSTRWAGLPTVTATAKPAVSPVTRDIKGLDLGEDFLPATADGGQPLTTDRFRKLLAAAGYPYLGSDEAGDPSGRAWTENGELDKLGHALQGKLVGRIEEQVELLIERIQCLLDTGWREIRIVTDHGWLWLPGGLPKVDLPKYLTASRWARCAAIKGGSKVEVPTVQWHWNSDERVAVAPGIACFGAGNEYAHGGLSLQESLIPVIRVTAGEAVGKTAAKVVDVSWAGLRCRVQIEAVQLGLFVDLRTKVNDPSSSISKVRSADSKGTASLLVIDEELEGMSAAVVVLDASGYVITKQSTIIGGED; encoded by the coding sequence ATGCAATATAGTACCTATATAGCCCTGCCTACCACAACCGTCATCGAGGCCCTGGTGCGCGCGTTGGAAAGCGCGGCCAAATATAATCCGAACGACGTGGTACAGCCTGCCGCCATCCTCTGGACTGATCATGATTCCCAGTGGCAACCCATTATCCCCCAGCTCCGTCGACTGATGCCACAACTACTGACTTTGGGTGAATATGCACCTGAACATCGAACCGGGCCGGCCATCTGGTTGCGTAGTGTGGTTGATCGTGCACTAGAAAACGTCGAGATTTCCCAAGAAACGACACCGATTGTTTATTTACCTGGCATCAGCCGGCAGGAACTCAGAGCCGTCCAGGAGTGTCCAGACCACCTCAAGCCCTTGGTGGAACTCCAGTACCGGGGTGTCTGCTGGACCCAGAAGAACGGCAAGGATTGGACGGTCGAGGCGTTCCTGGTTTCCGAGGAAGGGGGGCTTGGGCTCAATGTGGCGCGTGATGCGGCCACCCGGCGGGCCATGCTTGGCGCCCTGGCGGAGTTAGCGACAACTTCGCTGGAACGTCTGAGGGGCAAGTATCTCGAGGCGGAAGATTTCGACAAGCTCTTCTCCGACGATCCGGCCAAGGATCTGCTGCTCTGGCTGAGCGACTCTGAGATGGTGAAATCTGGTTGGAAAGAAGGACGCTGGAACGCTTTCAAATCGCGCTGCAAAACAGATTTCAAGTTCGACCCGGACAAGGACGGTGAGCTTGTAGCGGCGGAGCTGCTTGGAAAACAGGAAGGAGCGTGGGCCCGGGTCTGGGAGCGTTTCGCCGAAGCGCCAGCGCTTTACCCGGGTGTCCCCGAGCTTCTGGGCAAGGCGATGCCGGACGATCTGTTCGTGGAACTATCCTCCTGGCCGCAAAAGAATGAGGAACAAGAAGTGGTTCTCCGACAGGCTCTTCTTAATCTGGAAAAGGAGACTCCCGCGGCCGCGTGCGAGCAGATCCTCGCCTTGGAGAAGACTCATGGTGAAAGGCGCCACTGGGTCTGGGCGAAGCTTGATCTAGCCCCCCTGGCAAACGCTCTCGCGCCCTTGGCGTTTCTTGCAGAGCGCACGTCCAGCAAACTTGGTGGTGGATCAGTGTCTGATATGGCCAAGCAGTATGTCGATGAGGCATGGGAGGTCGATGCTGCAGCGCTTTCCGCTATGGCCGCGGTGAAATCGTCTGTGGATGTTCAGGCTTTATGCAAGGCGTTGAACGCCATTTACCGCCCCTGGTTGGAGTCGGCAGCGGAGCATTTGCAAGCGTTGGTCGAAAAAGAGCCCCTACCGGGATACGATGGGCAGGGGCTGGAGGACATCTTAGTCGATTCCGGAGGATTGATCTTCTTTGCCGATGGACTCCGGTTCGATGTGTCGCAGCGCCTGGCGGAGCGCATGCGAGCGAAAGGCTGGTCGGTAACCTTATCGACGCGCTGGGCTGGTCTCCCGACAGTCACGGCAACTGCGAAGCCGGCAGTCTCACCGGTGACCAGAGACATCAAAGGCCTGGACCTGGGGGAGGACTTTCTCCCGGCAACTGCGGATGGAGGTCAACCCTTGACCACGGACCGGTTCCGCAAGTTGCTGGCTGCGGCCGGCTACCCCTATCTCGGTTCGGATGAAGCGGGTGACCCCTCTGGTCGCGCCTGGACTGAGAACGGCGAGTTGGACAAGCTGGGGCATGCGCTGCAAGGCAAGCTCGTTGGCCGGATCGAAGAGCAGGTGGAATTGCTGATCGAACGTATCCAATGTCTTCTTGATACCGGCTGGCGTGAAATCCGTATTGTGACGGACCATGGCTGGTTGTGGCTCCCGGGCGGACTGCCCAAGGTCGATTTGCCCAAGTACCTCACGGCGAGCCGCTGGGCTCGGTGCGCCGCGATCAAGGGCGGCTCCAAGGTGGAAGTGCCTACAGTACAGTGGCATTGGAATTCCGATGAACGTGTGGCGGTTGCCCCTGGTATTGCGTGCTTCGGCGCCGGTAACGAATACGCACACGGGGGGTTGAGTCTCCAGGAGAGCCTAATCCCCGTCATTCGGGTTACCGCTGGCGAAGCGGTGGGCAAAACAGCGGCCAAGGTGGTGGATGTTTCTTGGGCCGGGTTACGCTGCCGCGTACAAATTGAGGCCGTTCAGCTCGGGCTATTCGTCGATTTACGAACGAAGGTCAACGATCCGAGTTCGAGCATCAGCAAGGTTCGGTCCGCGGATTCCAAAGGAACGGCCAGCCTTTTGGTGATTGATGAGGAGCTTGAGGGCATGTCAGCGGCTGTAGTTGTGCTTGACGCCAGTGGTTACGTGATCACGAAACAATCCACGATCATCGGGGGTGAGGATTGA